Genomic segment of Patescibacteria group bacterium:
GTTCAAATAATTGTTCCAAAGCGTTGTAGATTGCTTGTATATTCTGCTCTGGCACACCCCAACCTTTAACTATGTTTTTTAGATATTGGCTTGGGGTAATTATAGTATCAGCATTTTTTGCAACAAAACTTCTTGTTTTTCTTATCAATTCTGTTAAAAAATCATATTTTTTTTCTTGGAAAGTCTCAATATTATCAAATTCACTAACTCTATTAGCATAACTCTCCCAAGCTGCATCTCCCACAACTTTTAAAATAAGTCTTTTTTTCAGAAGTTTAGAAACTAAAACACTTGGAAGTCCTGCACTTGTCTGGTTTTGCACATAAATTATATCTGTACCCCTTGCCATTTTTAATAGTTCTAAGAAATATATAAAATGTTTTATTCCTTTGGGATATTTACTTGAAATTCTTATAACGGGGAAATCATAATTCTTTTTTGTTTTAGTGTCAGAAAAGGTGATTACGCTTATCTCAAAGCCTTTTTGGAGTAATTCATTAGCCAACTTCTCAACATAAGTTGCTGGCCCGCCAATATCAGGAGGAAAAATACCAGTAGCAAATATTATTTTCATAAGATTATTTTATAAACTTCATAAACTTGATTCGCAATATTTGACCAGTTATATTTGTATAAATTAACAAATGCATTTTTAGTTAGCTCTTCAGCAAGTTCTGGTTTTTTATAGATCTCAAATATCTTATTGGCAATTTCTTCTGAGTTTTTTGATTGAACTAAAAGTCCTGTTTTTTCATTCTCAACTATATCTAATATCCCCCCTACTTTTGTAGCCACAACCGATAATTTGGAAGCCATTGCCTCCAAAATCACAATACCAAAACCCTCTTTTAAAGATGGCAAAACAAAACAATCAGCAGCTGATAAATATTCTAGAACTTTCTCGTTCCCAACTTGCCCTAAAAATCTAACTTTTCCCCCTATCTTAAGTTTTTCTACTAAACTCTTGAGATTTTCTCTCTCTGTGCCATCACCTATTATTATTAATCTAATATTTGGAACTTGGAATTTATTATTTAAAATCTCTATAGCTTTTATTAGATATCTTAATCCCTTAACTTTTTGAAGGCGCGCCACTGAGATTACTGCAAATTCACCATTCAACCCTAGTTCCTTTCTGTTTTTTTCTCTGTTTAAATTTTGGAATCTTCTTAAATCAATCCCATTGGGAATTACTTCTATATTTTTACATTCAATTTGCTGGAAATATTCCTTAATTTTATTACTTGCAGCAATGCAGACTTTCGCATTATTATAAACTAATTTTCTCAAGAAACTTTCGCTTTGCTCTAATCTTTGGACTGTAACAATATAAGGAGTATTCGTTAATTTAAATAGCAAATATCCTAAAAATCCGCTTAAAAAACCTTGAGAGTGAATTATATTAATCTTTTCTTTTTTCATAACACTTAATGATTTAAAGAAAATAAAAGGCAGGGCTGTAATGATATATAGAAAAGAAGAATATGAAAGATTTGTTAAAGAAAATAAAGAGGTTCTAAAAATATTCACCTGATTAAGGCTTTCTTTTTCTAGCTGGCTCTTTACTCTGCCAGTAACAACAAAAACCTCTGCTTTATTAGAAGTTCTTTCAGCAATGTTCTGAGTCCAGGTCTCCAATCCTCCAATCACAGGCCAATAGTGTAAAACGGGCATTAAAACTTTCATAATTTCTTTAATGTTTTTTCTATTATCTCTGACATGATTTTAATGTCTTCCTCAGTATAGTGATTCTGTAAAGGCAAATTAATTATTCTTTTTGATGCTTCAACAGTATTTGGGAATTCATTTAAATTAATATTGTATTCTTCCTGAACTTTTGGATTCATAATAATTGGAGTATGCCAGATTCTAGTGCAAAACATTCTTTGTTTTTTTAACTTGTTAACAAATACATCTCTTTTCTCTTCTAATCTTTTGGGAATTAAAGCTGAAACATAGCAAAAAACATTATTTTCTGATATTTGAGTTTTAAAACCTAATTTTTCTAATTCTTTTTGAAACAATAAAGCTAATTTCTTTCTTTTTTCAAGTTGTTCTTCAAAATCTTCCAAAAACTGGGAAAAAATATTCAAAGAAACATTATTGATACCAGCTGGTTTTATTGTTTTTTCTTCTCTTATGAAATTTTCAGCCAGGCGCGGAGTCTTTGATCCAAACGATTTAAACATAAAAGCAAAAAAAGAAAATGAGTTCAGTAATGAGATAAAATCTCTGAAACTAAAACTAGTTTTAGGAAGTTTAATTTCCCAATCTTTTGGACAAACTAACATTCCCCCTCTTAAGCTTGGGAATTGCTTGTAAAGACTAAAAAAAGAAACAGCGCCTAATTTTCCATTCTGCTTTAAACCAAACGAATGGGCGCAGTCTTCAATAATTGTCAAATTTCTAATCTTATCAATGTTATTAATCAATCCATATGTATGTGAAATTAAAACAGCTTTTACCTCAGGAGTAACTGCTCTTAGAATTTTATCTTGGCTTACGTTAAAAGTTTGAAGATCAATATCTACAAAAATTGGCTTGATGTTGTATGTTTTTAAAATCGGATAAAAAATATCGCAAATATATGCTGGAAAAATTATTTTTGAATTTTTTAAATTTAATCTCTCAATAATAATTTTAAAAGCTGTTCTGCCCATGTCAGTAAAAACAATTTGCTTGTCAGGAAAATATGAATAAAGCTTTTTTTCCAAATAGGTTAAATCTGGCTTTTTAAAAAAACTTGAAAAAATACTTTTATTTAATTTTATCTGGGGATGAATAAAAAACATTTCTAAGATTTAATTTTTTTAAAGCTGACTAATCTTACTCTTCCTAAAAAAGTTTTGAACATTCTTCCTATACTGTTCTCAAAAGCTAAAAAAATCCTGGGGTTCAAATTAAAGTTTACTGGAGGATAAGTATTAAAAAGCCGCTGATTTACAAAAACAAGACCTTCTTTTTCAAATTCTCGACGGATCCCGCTGAGCGAAATATAATAAGGAATGTCTTTTCCTTTTATAATTCTTTTGAAAGTATTAAATAACTTATAAAAAGATAAGCAGTTTATAAAATCACAAATTAAAATACCTCCTGGTTTTAAGATTCGGGCAACTTCTTTTTGTGCTCTGGGATAGGTTGGGGCTGAAACATAACCAAAACCAAAAACTATATCAAAAGACTCATCTGGATATTTAAGGTTATAAATATCTCCTTTTTCTATTCTAATCCGATTAGATAAACCTGCTCTTTCAATATTGTTTTGAGCAGCTTTTAATGCAATATCTGAAATATCACAACCAATAATATCAAAGTTTGTGTTTTGGGCTAAAAGCATATCAATTTCTCCAAAACCACACCCTATGTCTAATACTTTACCCCTCTTTCTATTTTTTAAAAGATCAAGTGTGTTTTTAACGGTTAAAACAAAGGTTGCTTCCCGAGAAGGAGTCAATTTATATTCCCTGTTTTTTTCTTCCCATTTTTGTTTTCTTTTGCTGCAAACTCTAGAATTCATAT
This window contains:
- a CDS encoding glycosyltransferase family 4 protein encodes the protein MKVLMPVLHYWPVIGGLETWTQNIAERTSNKAEVFVVTGRVKSQLEKESLNQVNIFRTSLFSLTNLSYSSFLYIITALPFIFFKSLSVMKKEKINIIHSQGFLSGFLGYLLFKLTNTPYIVTVQRLEQSESFLRKLVYNNAKVCIAASNKIKEYFQQIECKNIEVIPNGIDLRRFQNLNREKNRKELGLNGEFAVISVARLQKVKGLRYLIKAIEILNNKFQVPNIRLIIIGDGTERENLKSLVEKLKIGGKVRFLGQVGNEKVLEYLSAADCFVLPSLKEGFGIVILEAMASKLSVVATKVGGILDIVENEKTGLLVQSKNSEEIANKIFEIYKKPELAEELTKNAFVNLYKYNWSNIANQVYEVYKIIL
- a CDS encoding DegT/DnrJ/EryC1/StrS family aminotransferase, which encodes MFFIHPQIKLNKSIFSSFFKKPDLTYLEKKLYSYFPDKQIVFTDMGRTAFKIIIERLNLKNSKIIFPAYICDIFYPILKTYNIKPIFVDIDLQTFNVSQDKILRAVTPEVKAVLISHTYGLINNIDKIRNLTIIEDCAHSFGLKQNGKLGAVSFFSLYKQFPSLRGGMLVCPKDWEIKLPKTSFSFRDFISLLNSFSFFAFMFKSFGSKTPRLAENFIREEKTIKPAGINNVSLNIFSQFLEDFEEQLEKRKKLALLFQKELEKLGFKTQISENNVFCYVSALIPKRLEEKRDVFVNKLKKQRMFCTRIWHTPIIMNPKVQEEYNINLNEFPNTVEASKRIINLPLQNHYTEEDIKIMSEIIEKTLKKL
- a CDS encoding class I SAM-dependent methyltransferase, with translation MNSRVCSKRKQKWEEKNREYKLTPSREATFVLTVKNTLDLLKNRKRGKVLDIGCGFGEIDMLLAQNTNFDIIGCDISDIALKAAQNNIERAGLSNRIRIEKGDIYNLKYPDESFDIVFGFGYVSAPTYPRAQKEVARILKPGGILICDFINCLSFYKLFNTFKRIIKGKDIPYYISLSGIRREFEKEGLVFVNQRLFNTYPPVNFNLNPRIFLAFENSIGRMFKTFLGRVRLVSFKKIKS